From Vagococcus jeotgali, one genomic window encodes:
- the allB gene encoding allantoinase AllB, which translates to MAYDVIIKNGLVILNGGEVETDVAVKDGVIAAIGHDLGEAKEVIDAKGLIVSPGMVDAHVHITDPGGGFRDFWEGYVTGTKACAKGGVTSFMEMPLNQVPATVDKESLDIKYAAGKDKLHVDVASFGGVVPFNLDGGIQELDEDGVAAYKCFMATCGDRTIEGDFMNVDDYSLYEGMKQVAKTGKVLAIHAENAAITDRLGEIAYENGETTLKAYVETRPVFTEVEPIKRAITFAKETGCRIHICHIACPEGVAEVVKAQEEGVDVTCETCTHYLYFETDELDAIGPVVKCSPPIRDKKAQDGLWEYVANGGLDFVTSDHSPCTPDLKDKDNAFEAWGGISGVQNNVDVLFDEGVQKRDLSLTQFANIIATNPAKRYNLDRKGEIAIGKDADFVLIKPDSPYVLQAEDLEYYNKISPYIGREIGAQIERTILRGETIYSKEEGVSEEAMGVFIKK; encoded by the coding sequence ATGGCATATGATGTAATTATAAAAAATGGATTAGTAATTTTAAATGGTGGAGAAGTTGAAACAGATGTAGCGGTGAAAGATGGTGTGATTGCAGCCATTGGTCACGACTTAGGTGAGGCAAAAGAGGTGATTGATGCCAAAGGATTAATTGTTAGTCCAGGTATGGTTGATGCCCATGTTCATATTACTGACCCAGGTGGTGGTTTTAGAGATTTTTGGGAAGGTTATGTGACTGGAACAAAAGCTTGTGCTAAAGGTGGGGTAACTTCATTTATGGAAATGCCTCTTAATCAAGTACCAGCGACAGTTGATAAAGAGTCTTTAGATATTAAATATGCAGCAGGTAAAGATAAATTACATGTAGATGTGGCATCTTTTGGTGGTGTGGTACCATTTAATTTAGATGGTGGTATTCAAGAGTTAGATGAAGATGGTGTAGCAGCTTATAAATGCTTCATGGCAACTTGCGGGGATCGTACGATTGAAGGTGACTTCATGAATGTCGATGACTATTCATTATATGAAGGTATGAAACAAGTAGCTAAGACTGGAAAAGTTCTAGCAATTCATGCGGAAAATGCAGCTATTACAGATAGATTAGGTGAGATTGCTTACGAAAATGGAGAGACAACTTTAAAAGCTTATGTTGAAACTCGTCCGGTATTTACTGAAGTAGAACCTATTAAAAGAGCAATTACTTTTGCGAAAGAAACTGGCTGCCGTATTCACATCTGTCATATTGCTTGTCCAGAAGGGGTTGCTGAAGTTGTGAAAGCTCAAGAAGAAGGTGTTGACGTGACTTGTGAGACATGTACACACTACCTATATTTCGAAACAGATGAGCTTGATGCTATTGGTCCAGTCGTTAAATGTTCTCCTCCAATTCGTGATAAAAAAGCTCAAGACGGATTATGGGAATATGTTGCAAATGGTGGATTAGATTTTGTCACAAGTGATCACTCACCTTGTACACCAGACTTGAAAGATAAAGACAATGCTTTTGAAGCATGGGGTGGTATTTCTGGTGTTCAAAATAATGTGGATGTTTTATTTGATGAAGGGGTACAAAAGCGAGATTTATCCTTGACTCAATTTGCTAATATTATTGCGACCAATCCAGCAAAACGTTATAACCTAGATCGAAAAGGTGAAATTGCAATTGGAAAAGATGCTGATTTTGTTTTAATTAAACCTGACTCTCCTTATGTATTACAAGCCGAAGATTTAGAGTATTATAACAAGATAAGTCCATACATTGGTCGTGAAATTGGAGCTCAAATTGAGAGAACTATTTTACGAGGGGAAACAATCTATTCTAAAGAAGAAGGCGTAAGTGAGGAAGCAATGGGTGTCTTTATTAAAAAATAA
- a CDS encoding MFS transporter: MEKDVKKTRSLLTPYWKQIILVSTLGWIVVWFNRTALTPIYPQLSEYFGGASDAQIGAISSFYFLGYVLMQIPSGILVDRFGKKTVLIPGFILFGLGTLLLAMSTSLEWMYFGNVLAGIGSGTFYGVAFSMTNEYVPTKYRSLATAIVNSGTAVGSGIGMIASSYFISERGMKWQSIEYVSFVTIVVMVIIFILYLHKDETKTQKEVHEFPQEEKMTFKKLMAPKMIGAYAVYFATCYAYYLVNTWLPNFLETERGFTGATIGLATSLIFISSVPGALFFSRIADKHSDKKIKLVVFLEIMAALTLFLTVMSNSKSGLLIGLILYGFFGKVAVEPIIISWLGENVSRKGLATTLGMFNFLGMSSSIIAPSLTGMISDQTGSKINAFYLSVIILIIGTLIFYLVNRKKSGKQIIN; this comes from the coding sequence GTGGAAAAAGATGTAAAAAAAACAAGGTCCTTATTAACCCCATATTGGAAACAAATTATCCTTGTTTCTACTCTAGGTTGGATTGTAGTTTGGTTTAATAGAACAGCTCTAACTCCAATTTATCCACAACTTAGTGAGTATTTTGGTGGAGCAAGCGATGCTCAAATTGGAGCCATTTCTAGTTTCTACTTTCTTGGTTATGTGTTAATGCAGATCCCATCAGGAATTTTAGTCGATCGTTTTGGTAAAAAAACGGTATTGATTCCTGGTTTTATCCTTTTTGGATTAGGAACGCTACTACTTGCTATGTCGACTTCTTTAGAGTGGATGTACTTTGGTAATGTGCTAGCAGGTATTGGTAGCGGGACATTTTACGGGGTTGCCTTTTCTATGACTAATGAGTATGTTCCAACCAAATATCGTAGCTTAGCAACCGCTATTGTTAATAGTGGGACTGCTGTAGGTAGTGGTATAGGAATGATTGCTTCAAGTTATTTCATTTCAGAACGAGGAATGAAGTGGCAATCAATAGAGTATGTATCTTTTGTGACAATTGTTGTCATGGTGATTATATTTATCCTTTATTTACATAAAGATGAAACAAAAACCCAAAAAGAGGTTCATGAGTTTCCTCAAGAAGAAAAAATGACATTTAAGAAATTGATGGCACCTAAGATGATTGGAGCATACGCTGTTTATTTTGCTACTTGTTATGCTTACTATTTAGTGAACACATGGTTGCCTAACTTTTTAGAGACAGAACGTGGCTTCACTGGAGCAACAATTGGTCTTGCAACATCGTTAATTTTTATTTCGTCAGTACCAGGAGCATTATTCTTTAGTCGAATAGCTGATAAGCATTCTGATAAAAAAATAAAGCTTGTTGTATTTTTAGAAATCATGGCAGCTTTAACTTTATTTTTAACAGTTATGTCAAATAGTAAGTCTGGACTTTTAATAGGTTTGATTTTATATGGTTTCTTTGGAAAAGTAGCTGTTGAGCCAATCATTATTTCTTGGTTAGGAGAAAATGTCTCACGTAAAGGTCTGGCAACGACTTTAGGTATGTTTAATTTCCTTGGTATGAGTTCATCAATTATTGCACCATCTTTAACAGGTATGATTTCTGATCAGACAGGGTCTAAGATTAATGCTTTTTATCTATCAGTTATTATTTTAATTATTGGAACATTGATCTTTTATTTAGTTAATAGAAAAAAATCAGGTAAACAAATTATAAATTGA